The Inquilinus sp. Marseille-Q2685 genome has a segment encoding these proteins:
- a CDS encoding ribbon-helix-helix domain-containing protein, protein MSGVRKRSVSIAGHATSVSLEPAFWDALTRLAAARGLPVNRLVEAVDAARDPDGNLSSALRTAVLQAALEREI, encoded by the coding sequence GTGAGCGGCGTCCGCAAGCGGTCGGTCAGCATCGCCGGCCACGCCACCAGCGTGTCGCTGGAGCCGGCCTTCTGGGACGCCCTCACCCGCCTGGCCGCGGCGCGCGGCCTGCCGGTCAACCGGCTGGTCGAGGCGGTCGACGCCGCCCGCGACCCGGACGGCAACCTGTCCAGCGCGCTCAGGACCGCGGTCCTCCAGGCGGCGCTGGAGCGGGAGATCTGA
- a CDS encoding carbohydrate ABC transporter permease: protein MRWTGRIRLLFLTPAVAWVLVFTIFPTLYTVYAAFHTVKTETVMTRAEVPRLDASGNPVLKPDGTPRTRTEVKRETVNSWTFAGLANFGRVFTDPQVREAAQVTAIFVVVSVGIEMGLGLLLAFLFNRSIPGRGVLRTIMILPIFATPVAAGYLFFTIFYEAGGPLGWTGIPWLSNPGWALVSVMIVDIWQWTPFCFLVLLAGLQGIPDDLIEAARLDTSSSFRIWTGVVLPLMAPVIVVVLLLRLAEAIKVFDVVASLTVGGPGNATQSVSYLAFRTGLRFFDVGYASALALTLLAVVMAIVTLFFKRVRNVYA, encoded by the coding sequence ATGCGCTGGACCGGACGGATCCGCCTGCTGTTCCTGACCCCGGCGGTGGCCTGGGTGCTGGTGTTCACCATCTTCCCGACGCTCTACACCGTCTATGCCGCCTTTCACACGGTGAAGACCGAGACGGTGATGACCCGGGCCGAGGTGCCGCGGCTGGACGCCAGCGGCAACCCGGTGCTGAAGCCGGACGGCACCCCGCGCACCCGGACCGAGGTGAAGCGCGAGACCGTCAACAGCTGGACCTTCGCCGGCCTCGCCAATTTCGGCCGCGTCTTCACCGACCCCCAGGTGCGCGAGGCCGCGCAGGTGACGGCGATCTTCGTCGTCGTCTCGGTCGGCATCGAGATGGGGCTCGGCCTTCTGCTGGCCTTCCTGTTCAACCGCAGCATCCCGGGCCGCGGCGTGCTGCGCACGATCATGATCCTGCCGATCTTCGCCACCCCGGTCGCGGCCGGCTACCTGTTCTTCACCATCTTCTACGAGGCCGGCGGGCCCCTGGGCTGGACCGGGATCCCCTGGCTGTCCAACCCGGGCTGGGCCCTGGTCTCCGTCATGATCGTCGATATCTGGCAATGGACGCCCTTCTGCTTCCTGGTCCTGCTGGCCGGGCTGCAGGGCATCCCGGACGACCTGATCGAGGCGGCGCGGCTGGACACCAGCTCCAGCTTCCGGATCTGGACCGGGGTGGTGCTGCCGCTGATGGCGCCGGTGATCGTCGTCGTGCTGCTGCTGCGCCTGGCCGAGGCGATCAAGGTGTTCGACGTCGTCGCCTCGCTGACCGTGGGCGGGCCCGGCAACGCCACCCAGTCGGTCTCCTACCTCGCCTTCCGCACCGGCCTGCGCTTCTTCGACGTCGGCTACGCCTCGGCCCTGGCGCTGACCCTGCTGGCCGTGGTGATGGCGATCGTCACCCTGTTCTTCAAGCGGGTGCGCAATGTCTACGCCTGA
- a CDS encoding 5-(carboxyamino)imidazole ribonucleotide synthase, translating into MSSTVSPLPPGSVIGMLGGGQLGRMTALAAARLGYRTHVLCPDPDSPCAQVTDRSTLSSYTDHAALDAFAAQVDVVTYEFENIPYETVLHLAARVPVRPGPDGLAVCQDRVAEKDFCNRHGIGTAPWRAVGSAEELAAAVAAIGTPSVLKTRREGYDGKGQAVIRDPGDAAAAWDRLGGRPAILEGFVDFARELSVIAARGVDGSVVCYPAVENRHRDHILSETIAPAPDLAPERAAEAEEIARTLITALDMVGLLAVELFEARDGGLLVNELAPRPHNSGHWTQDACACDQFEQLVRAVCGLKLGSTDRHSDAVMQNLIGDDVLRWPDFLAEPGARLHLYGKGAPRPGRKMGHVNRLLPKD; encoded by the coding sequence ATGAGCAGCACCGTTTCTCCCCTCCCTCCGGGCAGCGTCATCGGCATGCTCGGCGGCGGCCAGCTGGGCCGCATGACCGCGCTCGCCGCCGCCCGCCTCGGCTACCGCACCCATGTGCTGTGCCCGGACCCGGACAGCCCCTGCGCCCAGGTGACCGACCGGTCGACCCTGTCCTCCTACACCGACCACGCGGCGCTGGACGCCTTCGCCGCCCAGGTCGACGTCGTCACCTACGAGTTCGAGAACATCCCCTACGAGACCGTGCTGCACCTGGCCGCCCGCGTGCCGGTGCGGCCGGGGCCGGACGGGTTGGCGGTGTGCCAGGACCGGGTGGCGGAGAAGGATTTCTGCAACCGGCACGGCATCGGCACCGCGCCCTGGCGGGCCGTGGGCTCGGCCGAGGAGCTGGCGGCGGCGGTGGCCGCGATCGGCACGCCGTCGGTGCTGAAGACCCGTCGCGAGGGCTATGACGGCAAGGGCCAGGCGGTGATCCGCGATCCCGGCGACGCCGCTGCGGCCTGGGACAGGCTGGGCGGCCGGCCGGCCATCCTCGAGGGCTTCGTCGACTTCGCCCGCGAGCTGTCGGTGATCGCCGCCCGCGGCGTCGACGGATCGGTGGTGTGCTACCCCGCGGTCGAGAACCGGCACCGCGACCACATCCTGTCGGAGACGATCGCCCCCGCCCCCGACCTGGCGCCGGAACGCGCCGCGGAGGCGGAGGAGATCGCCCGGACGCTGATCACGGCGCTGGACATGGTCGGCCTGCTGGCCGTCGAGCTGTTCGAGGCGCGCGACGGCGGCCTCCTGGTCAACGAGCTGGCGCCGCGGCCGCACAATTCCGGCCACTGGACCCAGGACGCCTGCGCCTGCGACCAGTTCGAGCAGCTGGTCCGCGCCGTCTGCGGCCTGAAGCTGGGGTCGACCGACCGCCATTCCGACGCAGTGATGCAGAACCTGATCGGCGACGACGTGCTGCGCTGGCCGGACTTCCTGGCCGAGCCTGGCGCCAGGCTGCATCTCTACGGCAAGGGCGCCCCGCGCCCGGGCCGCAAGATGGGCCACGTCAACCGGCTGCTGCCGAAGGACTGA
- the nthA gene encoding nitrile hydratase subunit alpha — MTAHDHHDHDHDHEGSALPQIALRVKALESILVEKGYVDPAALDVLIETYETRIGPRNGARVVAKAWADPAYRERLRADASAAIAELGFIGRQGEHMVAVENTPDTHNLVVCTLCSCYPWPVLGLPPVWYKSAPYRSRAVIDPRGVLADFGVALPAETRIRVWDSTAETRYLVIPMRPAGTEGWDEEALAGLVTRDSMIGAGIARQPEAAR; from the coding sequence ATGACCGCCCACGATCATCACGACCATGACCACGATCACGAGGGCAGCGCGCTGCCGCAGATCGCGCTGCGGGTGAAGGCGCTGGAATCGATCCTGGTCGAGAAGGGCTATGTCGACCCGGCCGCGCTCGACGTGCTGATCGAGACCTACGAGACCAGGATCGGCCCGCGCAACGGCGCCCGGGTGGTGGCGAAGGCCTGGGCCGACCCGGCCTATCGCGAGCGCCTCAGGGCCGATGCCAGTGCCGCGATCGCCGAGCTCGGCTTCATCGGCCGCCAGGGCGAACACATGGTCGCGGTCGAGAACACGCCGGACACCCACAACCTCGTCGTCTGCACCTTATGCTCCTGCTACCCCTGGCCGGTGCTGGGGCTGCCGCCGGTCTGGTACAAATCGGCTCCCTACCGTTCGCGCGCGGTGATCGACCCGCGCGGCGTGCTGGCCGATTTCGGCGTCGCCCTGCCGGCCGAGACCAGGATCCGGGTCTGGGATTCGACCGCCGAGACCCGCTATCTGGTGATCCCGATGCGCCCGGCCGGCACCGAGGGCTGGGACGAGGAGGCGCTGGCCGGCCTCGTCACCCGCGACAGCATGATCGGCGCAGGGATCGCGCGTCAGCCGGAGGCCGCACGATGA
- a CDS encoding RidA family protein, producing the protein MTIQLHNPAGVAAPFSRYSHGASAPAGARWLHISGQVGATPDGTIPDDAERQMELAWDNLLAVLADAGMTVTDLVKVDGFITRPDLVPLYRTVRERRLAGHATASTLVVVAGLVAPSLLVEIQAVAAR; encoded by the coding sequence ATGACCATCCAGCTGCACAACCCAGCCGGCGTCGCCGCGCCGTTCTCCCGCTACAGCCACGGCGCCTCGGCCCCGGCCGGCGCCCGCTGGCTGCACATCTCCGGCCAGGTCGGCGCCACGCCGGACGGCACTATCCCCGACGATGCGGAACGCCAGATGGAGCTGGCCTGGGACAACCTGCTCGCCGTGCTGGCCGATGCCGGCATGACCGTGACCGACCTGGTCAAGGTCGACGGCTTCATCACCCGGCCGGACCTGGTGCCCCTCTATCGCACGGTGCGCGAGCGGCGCCTGGCCGGGCACGCCACCGCCTCGACCCTGGTGGTCGTCGCCGGCTTGGTGGCGCCCAGCCTGCTGGTCGAGATCCAGGCGGTCGCGGCGCGTTAG
- the purE gene encoding 5-(carboxyamino)imidazole ribonucleotide mutase produces MAEPAAAPPVAIIMGSQSDWETMRHAAETLSLLGIGHEARIVSAHRTPERLYDFAREARGRGVKVIIAGAGGAAHLPGMAAAMTPLPVLGVPVESKALKGMDSLLSIVQMPGGVPVGTLAIGRAGAINAALLAAAILALGDPAVADALDAWRQRQTEAVAEHPKDE; encoded by the coding sequence ATGGCCGAACCCGCCGCCGCGCCGCCCGTGGCGATCATCATGGGCAGCCAGTCCGACTGGGAGACCATGCGCCACGCCGCGGAGACGCTATCGCTGCTCGGCATCGGCCATGAGGCGCGCATCGTCTCGGCCCACCGCACGCCGGAGCGGCTGTACGACTTCGCCCGCGAGGCGCGGGGCCGCGGGGTCAAGGTGATCATCGCCGGCGCCGGCGGCGCCGCCCATCTGCCGGGCATGGCGGCGGCGATGACGCCGCTGCCGGTGCTGGGCGTGCCGGTCGAGAGCAAGGCGCTGAAGGGCATGGACAGCCTGCTGTCGATCGTGCAGATGCCGGGCGGCGTCCCGGTCGGCACGCTGGCGATCGGCCGGGCCGGGGCGATCAACGCGGCGCTGCTGGCCGCCGCGATCCTGGCGCTGGGCGACCCGGCTGTCGCCGATGCCCTGGACGCCTGGCGCCAGCGCCAGACCGAGGCCGTGGCCGAGCACCCGAAGGACGAATGA
- a CDS encoding extracellular solute-binding protein, protein MRAARLLLRLALAVLLPGALPAVAQTQVPAAAGGGIAMHGEPKYPADFDHFAYADPAAPKGGELRQAVIGSFDTLNPFIIGGQTDQVRLIVPPYVFASLMTRGWDEPFTLYPYVADRAEMSENRRQITFHLNPKAVFHDGTPITADDVIFTWQAQGTKGLPNTRAIYGTMEGIDRIDDRTVRFRFKAEAARENPLVVAMQPILSKAWYSGHPFDQPSLDPPLGAGPYRIGAVDPGRSITLARVKDWWAADLPAMRGLYNFDTLRFDFYLDADTALEAFKAGAYNLRRERDAEKWVGGAYDFPAVQDGRVTMLTLPHYRPVGMMGFAMNTRRPMFADPRVRRAMILAFDFEWVNKTLLGGQYKRDDSYFANSALAATDTPKGAELQLLEPFRDQLPPQLFTEPYVLPPSDGSGRNRENLRAAQGLLAEAGWTIRDNVLVDGSGAPFRFEILLQNKGYQRIALAYADQLRRLGIQASVRLVESAQYTNRVETYDFDVILNTWISTLSPGVEQARYWGSGSADVPGTRNYPGVKSPVVDAMIKAVTAASSQEELQAAVHALDRVLLWGNYVVPLYYLDRDYIAYWGNLGRVTTVNPTYGTVLEAWWSNDK, encoded by the coding sequence ATGCGCGCCGCCCGCCTCCTGCTCCGACTCGCCCTCGCCGTCCTGCTGCCCGGCGCCCTGCCGGCGGTTGCCCAGACGCAGGTGCCGGCAGCAGCGGGAGGCGGCATCGCCATGCACGGCGAACCGAAATACCCGGCGGATTTCGACCATTTCGCCTATGCCGATCCGGCCGCGCCGAAAGGGGGCGAGCTGCGCCAGGCGGTGATCGGCAGCTTCGACACGCTGAACCCCTTCATCATCGGCGGGCAGACCGACCAGGTCCGGCTGATCGTGCCGCCCTATGTCTTCGCCAGCCTGATGACGCGGGGTTGGGACGAGCCGTTCACGCTCTACCCCTATGTGGCCGACCGGGCGGAGATGTCGGAGAACCGGCGCCAGATCACCTTCCACCTCAATCCCAAGGCGGTGTTCCATGACGGCACGCCGATCACCGCGGACGACGTGATCTTCACCTGGCAGGCCCAGGGCACCAAGGGCCTGCCCAACACTCGCGCGATCTACGGGACGATGGAGGGGATCGACCGCATCGACGACCGCACGGTGCGCTTCCGCTTCAAGGCCGAAGCGGCGCGCGAGAACCCGCTCGTCGTCGCGATGCAGCCGATCCTGAGCAAGGCCTGGTACTCCGGCCATCCGTTCGACCAGCCGAGCCTGGACCCGCCGCTGGGGGCCGGCCCCTACAGGATCGGCGCGGTCGATCCGGGGCGCAGCATCACGCTGGCGCGGGTCAAGGACTGGTGGGCGGCGGACCTGCCGGCGATGCGCGGGCTCTACAATTTCGACACGCTGCGGTTCGACTTCTATCTCGACGCCGATACGGCGCTGGAGGCGTTCAAGGCCGGGGCCTACAACCTGCGGCGCGAACGCGACGCCGAGAAATGGGTCGGCGGCGCCTACGATTTCCCGGCGGTCCAGGACGGCCGCGTCACCATGCTGACCCTGCCGCACTACCGGCCGGTCGGGATGATGGGCTTCGCCATGAACACGCGGCGGCCGATGTTCGCCGATCCGCGGGTGCGCCGGGCCATGATCCTGGCCTTCGACTTCGAATGGGTGAACAAGACCCTGCTGGGCGGCCAGTACAAGCGCGACGACAGCTACTTCGCCAACTCGGCCCTGGCCGCGACCGACACGCCGAAAGGGGCGGAGCTGCAGCTGCTGGAGCCGTTTCGCGACCAGCTGCCGCCGCAGCTCTTCACCGAGCCCTACGTCCTGCCGCCGAGCGACGGCAGCGGCCGCAACCGGGAGAACCTGCGGGCGGCGCAGGGCCTGCTGGCCGAAGCCGGCTGGACGATCCGGGATAATGTGCTGGTGGACGGCAGCGGCGCCCCGTTCCGCTTCGAGATCCTGCTGCAGAACAAGGGCTATCAGCGGATCGCCCTGGCCTATGCCGACCAGCTGCGCCGGCTCGGCATCCAGGCCTCGGTCCGGCTGGTCGAAAGCGCCCAGTACACCAACCGCGTCGAGACCTATGATTTCGACGTGATCCTCAACACCTGGATCTCCACGCTCTCGCCCGGGGTGGAGCAGGCGCGCTACTGGGGCAGCGGCTCGGCCGACGTGCCCGGAACCCGCAACTATCCGGGGGTGAAGAGCCCGGTGGTCGACGCCATGATCAAGGCCGTCACCGCCGCCAGCAGCCAGGAAGAGCTGCAGGCCGCGGTGCATGCCCTCGACCGGGTGCTGCTGTGGGGCAACTACGTGGTGCCGCTCTATTACCTCGACCGCGACTACATCGCCTATTGGGGCAATCTCGGCCGGGTCACCACCGTCAACCCGACCTACGGCACGGTGCTGGAGGCCTGGTGGTCTAACGACAAGTAG
- a CDS encoding YdcH family protein, with amino-acid sequence MIDIESMQEKLAALRVEHRDLDEIIDRLTADGPVNQLQIQRLKKRKLLLKDQISMIESKLLPDIIA; translated from the coding sequence ATGATCGACATCGAGTCGATGCAGGAGAAGCTGGCCGCATTGCGGGTCGAGCACCGCGACCTCGACGAGATCATCGACCGGCTGACCGCGGATGGCCCCGTCAACCAGCTTCAGATCCAGCGCCTGAAGAAGCGCAAGCTGCTGCTCAAGGATCAGATCTCGATGATCGAGAGCAAGTTGCTGCCCGACATCATCGCCTGA
- a CDS encoding nitrile hydratase accessory protein — MSRHEAVIAALDGTAPLPRDADGPVFAEPWQAQAFAMAVALHQRGVFTWPEWAAALAAEIARARAEGDPDDGSRYYEHWLAALERLVLAKGVADAEALGRRKDAWDRAARATPHGAPILLENDPLRRM, encoded by the coding sequence TTGAGCCGGCATGAGGCGGTGATCGCGGCGCTGGACGGCACGGCGCCGCTGCCGCGCGACGCCGACGGGCCGGTCTTCGCCGAGCCCTGGCAGGCCCAGGCCTTCGCCATGGCGGTGGCGCTGCACCAGCGCGGCGTCTTCACCTGGCCGGAATGGGCGGCGGCGCTGGCGGCGGAGATCGCCCGCGCCCGGGCGGAAGGCGACCCGGATGACGGCAGCCGCTACTACGAGCACTGGCTGGCGGCGCTGGAGCGGCTGGTGCTGGCCAAGGGCGTCGCCGACGCCGAGGCGCTGGGCCGGCGCAAGGACGCCTGGGACCGCGCCGCCCGGGCCACGCCGCACGGCGCGCCGATCCTGCTGGAGAACGATCCGTTGCGCAGGATGTGA
- a CDS encoding extracellular solute-binding protein has product MAISRALLLSAALIVLGGAAAVAQNTPHVTWHDDGTVTLKSDPEYGMEIKTTKEELGTLFGPGQKPFEGETVTILTLDSGPKGGISGPLYMFRPIWEELTGAKLNIALTPISELYTKTFLDLRNGTGEYDAMIVGAFFYGDLIAGKYILPVDEWNKSGEYPKWDYGVMPPSVHAIYTWEGTGYGVPSDVDGQILYYRRDLLTDPQHQAAFKAEYGYDLPAPPQTAQQVRDIAKYFNGKSFDSNDPDPDSGIVLHLKVREQGLYHFTTLATSFAMTPGETLDRTHNVYWFDPVDMKPLINSPGHVRALEFLKELASYGPSAQVSWSLGEAWDYFLRGKAVFNFSYGDVGALAQDPERSKLRGKLGSTVLPASDTYWDMEKKDFVKAEGPRQVGNNTGGSWHGVVSSLGQHPEAAYSLLALMAIKPSQKFLATIGWDGVDPGYSYQWLEPTGEAKLTDYTESSLKWDEQDVKEYLQAYYDTYNAKTTLPYLRITGTQEYYDALDSNLSAAMSGSKTPQQALDDTAAAWEQITDRLGRDQQLKNYQAAIGWKGE; this is encoded by the coding sequence ATGGCCATCAGCAGGGCTCTGCTGCTGTCGGCGGCGCTGATCGTCCTGGGCGGTGCCGCCGCCGTCGCGCAGAACACGCCGCACGTCACCTGGCACGACGACGGCACGGTGACCCTGAAATCCGATCCCGAATACGGGATGGAGATCAAGACGACGAAGGAGGAGCTGGGCACGCTCTTCGGTCCCGGCCAGAAGCCCTTCGAGGGCGAGACGGTGACGATCCTCACCCTCGATTCCGGGCCCAAGGGCGGCATCTCCGGCCCGCTCTACATGTTCCGCCCGATCTGGGAGGAGCTGACCGGCGCCAAGCTGAACATCGCGCTGACCCCGATCTCGGAGCTCTACACCAAGACCTTCCTCGACCTGCGCAACGGCACCGGCGAATACGACGCCATGATCGTCGGCGCCTTCTTCTACGGCGACCTGATCGCCGGCAAATACATCCTGCCGGTCGACGAGTGGAACAAGAGCGGCGAGTATCCGAAATGGGATTACGGCGTGATGCCGCCGTCGGTGCATGCCATCTACACCTGGGAAGGCACCGGCTACGGCGTGCCCAGCGATGTCGACGGCCAGATCCTGTACTACCGCCGCGACCTCTTGACCGACCCGCAGCACCAGGCGGCGTTCAAGGCGGAGTACGGCTACGACCTGCCGGCGCCGCCGCAGACGGCGCAGCAGGTGCGCGACATCGCCAAATACTTCAACGGCAAGAGCTTCGACAGCAACGACCCCGACCCGGATTCGGGCATCGTGCTGCACCTGAAGGTGCGCGAGCAGGGACTGTACCACTTCACCACCCTCGCCACCTCCTTCGCCATGACGCCGGGCGAGACGCTGGACCGGACCCACAACGTCTATTGGTTCGACCCGGTCGACATGAAGCCGCTGATCAACAGCCCGGGCCATGTCAGGGCGCTGGAGTTCCTGAAGGAGCTGGCCTCCTACGGCCCGTCGGCCCAGGTGAGCTGGAGCCTGGGCGAGGCCTGGGACTATTTCCTGCGCGGCAAGGCGGTGTTCAACTTCTCCTACGGCGACGTCGGCGCGCTGGCGCAGGACCCGGAGCGGTCGAAGCTCCGCGGCAAGCTCGGCTCCACCGTCCTGCCGGCGTCCGACACCTACTGGGACATGGAGAAGAAGGACTTCGTCAAGGCCGAGGGGCCGCGGCAGGTCGGCAACAACACCGGCGGGTCGTGGCACGGCGTGGTGTCGTCGCTGGGCCAGCATCCCGAGGCGGCCTACAGCCTCTTGGCGCTGATGGCGATCAAGCCGTCGCAGAAGTTCCTGGCCACGATCGGCTGGGACGGCGTCGACCCCGGCTACAGCTACCAATGGCTGGAGCCGACCGGCGAGGCGAAGCTGACCGACTACACCGAATCCAGCCTGAAATGGGACGAGCAGGACGTGAAGGAGTACCTGCAGGCCTATTACGACACCTACAACGCCAAGACCACGCTGCCGTATCTGCGGATCACGGGAACACAGGAGTATTACGACGCCCTGGACAGCAACCTGTCGGCGGCGATGAGCGGGTCGAAGACGCCGCAGCAGGCGCTGGACGACACCGCGGCGGCCTGGGAGCAGATCACCGACCGCCTCGGCCGCGACCAGCAGCTGAAGAACTACCAGGCCGCGATCGGCTGGAAGGGCGAATAG
- the nthB gene encoding nitrile hydratase subunit beta — MNGAQDLGGMMGFGPVVPEPEDVRFHAEWEKRALAVTLATGALGHWNIDASRHARETLHPADYLSSSYYEIWTKGLEKLLQGAGLVSAEELKAGRAIDPPVPGQKVLRADQVAPVLARGTNYQRPETAPARFAAGDAVRTRNEHPTGHTRLPRYARGKAGTVERVHGVFVLPDSNAHGRGESPQWLYTVRFDGRELWGEAADPTLTVSIDAWEGYLEPA; from the coding sequence ATGAACGGCGCCCAGGATCTCGGCGGCATGATGGGCTTCGGGCCGGTGGTGCCGGAGCCGGAGGATGTCCGCTTCCATGCGGAGTGGGAGAAGCGGGCCCTGGCTGTCACCCTGGCCACGGGCGCCCTCGGGCATTGGAATATCGACGCCAGCCGGCATGCGCGCGAGACGCTGCACCCGGCGGACTACCTGTCCTCCAGCTATTACGAGATCTGGACCAAGGGGCTGGAGAAGCTGCTGCAGGGCGCCGGCTTGGTCTCGGCGGAAGAGCTGAAGGCCGGGCGCGCGATCGACCCGCCGGTGCCGGGCCAGAAGGTGCTGCGCGCGGATCAGGTCGCCCCGGTGCTGGCGCGCGGCACCAACTACCAGCGGCCGGAAACGGCCCCGGCGCGCTTCGCCGCCGGTGACGCGGTGCGCACCCGCAACGAGCATCCCACCGGCCACACCCGGCTGCCGCGCTACGCCCGCGGCAAGGCGGGCACGGTCGAGCGCGTGCACGGCGTCTTCGTGCTGCCCGACAGCAACGCCCATGGCCGCGGCGAGAGCCCGCAATGGCTCTACACCGTGCGCTTCGATGGGCGCGAGCTGTGGGGCGAGGCGGCGGACCCGACCCTGACCGTCTCGATCGACGCCTGGGAAGGCTATCTTGAGCCGGCATGA
- the fumC gene encoding class II fumarate hydratase: protein MAAETAFRTETDSLGAVEVPADRYWGAQTQRSLQNFKIGGERMPAPLVRALGIQKKAAAQANIALGELDPTVGNAIVAAAEEVIDGTLADHFPLVVWQTGSGTQTNMNANEVISNRAIEILGGEIGSKKPVHPNDHVNRGQSSNDSFPTVMHIAAVEQIGHELLPSLEHLHRALAAKSAEFKDIVKIGRTHLQDATPLTLGQEFSGYARQIELGIARVKGCLPHLLDLAQGGTAVGTGLNAKEGFAEAFAAHVASITGFPFKTAPNKFEALAAHDACVEASGVMNTLAASLMKIANDIRLLGSGPRCGIGEIHLPENEPGSSIMPGKVNPTQSEAMTMVCAQVMGNHVAITISGATGHFELNVFKPVIIYNLLQSIRLLADACRSFTDNCVVGIEARTERIEQLLHESLMLVTALNPHIGYDNAAKVAKKAHAENTTLKQAAIALGLLTAEQFDQWVRPETMVGPSA from the coding sequence ATGGCCGCCGAAACCGCATTCCGCACCGAGACCGACAGCCTGGGCGCCGTCGAGGTGCCGGCCGACCGCTACTGGGGCGCGCAGACCCAGCGCAGCCTGCAGAACTTCAAGATCGGCGGCGAGCGCATGCCGGCCCCGCTGGTGCGGGCCCTGGGCATCCAGAAGAAGGCCGCGGCCCAGGCCAATATCGCGCTCGGCGAGCTCGACCCGACCGTCGGCAACGCCATCGTCGCCGCCGCCGAGGAGGTGATCGACGGCACCCTGGCCGATCATTTCCCGCTGGTGGTGTGGCAGACCGGGTCCGGCACCCAGACCAACATGAACGCCAACGAGGTGATCTCGAACCGCGCGATCGAGATCCTGGGCGGCGAGATCGGCTCGAAGAAGCCGGTGCATCCGAACGACCACGTCAATCGCGGCCAGTCCTCGAACGACAGCTTCCCGACGGTGATGCACATCGCCGCGGTCGAGCAGATCGGCCACGAGCTGCTGCCGAGCCTGGAGCACCTGCACCGCGCCCTGGCCGCCAAGTCGGCCGAGTTCAAGGACATCGTCAAGATCGGCCGCACCCATCTGCAGGACGCGACGCCGCTGACGCTGGGCCAGGAATTCTCCGGCTACGCCCGGCAGATCGAGCTGGGCATCGCCCGGGTCAAGGGCTGCCTGCCGCACCTCCTCGACCTCGCCCAGGGCGGCACCGCCGTCGGCACCGGGCTGAACGCCAAGGAGGGCTTCGCCGAAGCCTTCGCGGCGCATGTCGCCAGCATCACCGGCTTCCCGTTCAAGACCGCGCCGAACAAGTTCGAGGCGCTGGCCGCGCACGACGCCTGCGTCGAGGCCTCGGGCGTGATGAACACGCTGGCCGCCTCGCTGATGAAGATCGCCAACGACATCCGCCTGCTCGGCTCCGGTCCGCGCTGCGGCATCGGCGAGATCCACCTGCCGGAGAACGAGCCCGGCTCGTCGATCATGCCGGGCAAGGTCAACCCGACCCAGTCCGAGGCGATGACCATGGTCTGCGCCCAGGTGATGGGCAACCACGTCGCCATCACCATCTCGGGCGCCACCGGCCATTTCGAGCTGAACGTGTTCAAGCCGGTGATCATCTACAACCTGCTGCAGTCGATCCGCCTGCTGGCCGATGCCTGCCGCAGCTTCACCGACAATTGCGTCGTCGGCATCGAGGCCCGGACCGAGCGGATCGAGCAGCTGCTGCACGAGTCGCTGATGCTGGTGACGGCGCTGAACCCGCATATCGGCTACGACAACGCCGCCAAGGTGGCGAAGAAGGCGCATGCCGAGAACACCACGCTGAAGCAGGCGGCGATCGCGCTGGGCCTCCTCACCGCCGAGCAGTTCGACCAGTGGGTGCGGCCGGAGACCATGGTCGGCCCGTCTGCTTGA